A part of Neodiprion pinetum isolate iyNeoPine1 chromosome 4, iyNeoPine1.2, whole genome shotgun sequence genomic DNA contains:
- the LOC124217912 gene encoding 3'-5' ssDNA/RNA exonuclease TatD — translation MAENASGSCTESPKASSAAMTQCYENYILVDVGANLTNKKYSRDLDSVIQRAKDSGVKKIMVTGASIRSSKEALRLTRIYPGTLYSTAGVHPHDAKSWEDDETLQELESIASNPECVAIGECGLDYNRDFSDPETQRNVFHKQIELACQLNKPLIIHERSAQSDVLEVLSHYSNRLPPVLVHCFTGTAEEAQLYLDQGFYLGITGYLCKDKSDSGVRQLLEGGQALLDRILVETDAPFMYPNTRASKLPSHVKDALTERSMTFLHRYCTFQRNEPCALPAIVEMVAAFMRKSPEEVALATAFNGLKLFGLNQ, via the coding sequence ATGGCCGAAAATGCCAGTGGATCCTGCACGGAGTCGCCAAAGGCTTCCTCAGCGGCGATGACACAATGCTACGAGAATTACATACTGGTTGACGTTGGCGCTAATCTAACAAATAAAAAGTACAGTCGTGACTTAGACAGCGTTATACAGCGGGCAAAGGATTCCGGTGTCAAGAAGATCATGGTCACTGGAGCGAGCATCAGGTCGAGCAAGGAGGCGCTGAGATTGACGAGAATATACCCAGGCACCTTGTACTCAACGGCAGGAGTTCATCCTCACGACGCCAAGTCCTGGGAGGATGACGAGACGTTGCAAGAGCTCGAGAGTATCGCGAGTAATCCGGAGTGTGTCGCAATCGGGGAATGCGGCCTGGACTACAACCGCGACTTCTCCGACCCTGAAACGCAGCGCAATGTATTTCACAAGCAAATCGAACTTGCCTGCCAGCTCAACAAACCATTGATAATTCATGAACGAAGCGCCCAAAGCGATGTACTGGAAGTTCTAAGCCATTACTCGAACCGGTTACCCCCTGTTCTTGTTCACTGTTTCACTGGTACGGCGGAAGAGGCCCAGCTCTACCTGGACCAAGGATTTTACCTCGGCATCACCGGCTATCTCTGTAAGGACAAATCGGACAGCGGCGTCAGGCAGCTTTTGGAAGGAGGACAAGCTCTTCTGGACAGAATCCTTGTTGAAACGGATGCTCCTTTTATGTACCCAAATACAAGGGCCAGCAAACTACCATCTCACGTTAAAGACGCCTTGACTGAGCGCTCCATGACCTTCCTTCATCGGTACTGCACATTTCAACGTAACGAGCCATGTGCCTTGCCTGCGATAGTTGAAATGGTTGCCGCATTCATGCGCAAGTCGCCGGAGGAAGTTGCCCTAGCCACTGCTTTCAATGGTTTGAAATTATTCGGACTCAATCAATGA
- the LOC124217915 gene encoding uncharacterized protein isoform X2, translating to MKFTQSDRLGLTQPANIEALATADYKPIFWETMQEIISKIVDKDQFTSSALLLDFAVSMAVLDCYNPRVIKEIFSENFLSTEMLKNETQTSWNFLLLYQSIQTLCSTPVGKSPPERLLETAICYNTASVKNSSLLPALEQAMGGSQFVTSNLRTRLGHYIDHVIMVKDGHPLALNFLQEAQEYKLVTHIEEIVPPAESQVIMVINLPDHAYAINSRRLKGPWSLMLKTLEKHTGHAVIPISSLMWNDLMDYEKIPYLMQAIRLKCDKVSTSTNV from the exons CCCTGGCTACCGCCGATTACAAACCAATCTTCTGGGAGACTATGCAAGAGATCATATCAAAGATTGTCGACAAGGATCAGTTTACATCATCGGCCTTACTTTTGGATTTTGCCGTTAGTATGGCGGTACTCGATTGCTATAATCCACgagtaataaaagaaatattcagcgaaaattttctgtcgacagaaatgttgaaaaatgaaacgcaGACTAGTTGGAATTTCTTACTATTATATCAAAGTATACAGACACTCTGTTCTACCCCAGTCGGAAAATCTCCACCTGAACGTCTACTTGAAACTGCCATATGTTACAATACAGCATCCGTCAAAAATTCCTCTCTGTTACCTGCTTTAGAACAAGCTATGGGTGGTTCGCAATTTGTTACATCTAACCTGAGGACTAGGCTCGGGCATTATATTG aTCACGTTATAATGGTGAAAGATGGACACCCACTTGcgttgaattttctacaagaGGCACAAGAATACAAACTTGTAACGCACATAGAAGAAATTGTACCTCCTGCTGAAAGCCAAGT GATCATGGTGATCAATTTGCCTGACCATGCATACGCCATTAATTCTCGTCGCCTAAAAGGACCTTGGTCATTGATGCTCAAAACTTTGGAGAAACATACAGGACACGCAGTTATTCCCATAAGTTCACTAATGTGGAATGATCTCATGGATTACGAGAAAATTCCCTATCTTATGCAAGCTATTCGCCTAAAGTGCGACAAAGTGTCGACATCAACAAACGTGTGA
- the LOC124217911 gene encoding double-stranded RNA-specific editase B2 isoform X1: MYTRSRNSQGNYPNARGQSGNINSGPGYQNSTYSQQGNFQPSQMSGQNQQGPYKNNPVQNSPQFKAANPVHQQQQQQQQQQQQQQSARTTQGSQPPKAQPITQTPPQQQQQQQPTTPQTPRLKPILKQPSSTPPAVTSAPVAASSVPAAPTPVAQPTTPPTANNNETKTEDTKESMDVDSPEQPKWKRGRVSGYKVNKKLKRLRMNQRLRKALQPKNAIMVLNEMKTGVQFTFPESQAAMPNSLFVVHAEIDGKTYVGQGLSKPLARQNAAENALKCLLLEKMTTATSKARIDAESDGQSIQPESAQQIPPIKEEGNEMAICPPETATEEQDEVPWSSLASFALYKLFLEWQNQGTVVPVPRPGVSTGRGKKEPKAPVEKDLPINAINIHPVMLLNQMKPGLTYVEINRTGNPPNTMFTLAVEIDGNEYPGSAKNKKDAKKMAAKTALSALYGLTYPEETKMDHTEDMMC, translated from the exons ATGTACACCAGGAGCAGAAATAGTCAGGGAAATTACCCAAATG CAAGGGGACAGTCGGGAAACATAAATTCTGGACCAGGATACCAGAATTCAACG TATTCGCAACAAGGGAATTTTCAACCGTCTCAAATGTCGGGACAGAATCAGCAGGGACCTTACAAGAATAATCCAGTGCAAAACTCGCCGCAGTTTAAAGCTGCAAATCCAGtacatcaacaacaacaacaacagcagcaacaacagcagcagcaacagtcGGCCAGAACAACGCAGGGCTCTCAGCCTCCAAAGGCACAGCCAATTACTCAGACACCAcctcagcagcagcagcagcagcagcctaCCACTCCGCAAACTCCGCGTCTGAAGCCAATCCTCAAGCAACCGTCATCTACTCCACCAGCAGTTACTAGTGCTCCTGTTGCCGCTAGCAGTGTACCTGCTGCACCAACGCCAGTAGCTCAGCCAACAACGCCACCAACTGCTAATAATAATGAGACTAAGACTGAGGATACGAAAGAGAGTATGGATGTCGACAGTCCGGAACAACCGAAATGGAAACGTGGAAGGGTATCTGGCT ATAAGGTAAATAAGAAGCTGAAGCGGCTTAGGATGAATCAACGACTGAGGAAGGCTCTACAGCCTAAAAATGCGATCATGGTATTGAATGAGATGAAGACTGGAGTACAATTCACCTTTCCGGAGTCACAAGCAGCCATGCCAAACTCACTATTCGTTGTGCACGCCGAA ATTGACGGGAAGACTTACGTTGGCCAAGGATTGTCTAAGCCACTTGCGCGACAGAATGCTGCTGAGAATGCGTTGAAGTGTTTGCTCCTTGAGAAAATGACAACAGCCACAAGTAAAGCACGAATTGACGCTGAATCGGATGGGCAATCGATACAACCAGAATCAGCCCAACAGATTCCACCTATCAAAGAGGAAGGCAACGAAATGGCAATTTGCCCTCCGGAAACGGCTACTGAAGAACAAGATGAAGTGCCCTGGAGTTCTTTGGCTAGTTTTGCTCTCTACAAGCTGTTTTTGGAGTGGCAAAATCAGGGCACTGTAGTCCCAGTACCAAGACCAGGTGTTTCTACTGGGCGTGGTAAGAAGGAGCCAAAGGCTCCGGTTGAAAAAGATTTACCAATAAATGCGATCAACATTCATCCTGTCATGTTGCTCAATCAAATGAAGCCTGGGTTGACATATGTGGAAATTAATCGTACCGGAAACCCACCAAACACAATGTTTACTTTAGCTGTGGAAATCGATGGAAATGAGTATCCTGGTTCTG CCAAGAATAAAAAGGATGCCAAAAAAATGGCAGCTAAAACTGCCTTGTCCGCGCTTTACGGTTTAACATATCCCGAAGAAACAAAGATGGATCATACAGAAGACATGATGTGTTGA
- the LOC124217915 gene encoding uncharacterized protein isoform X1 encodes MNKIARLIFRVCVTAGNLRISLPNTTRFFYTPNTSFSYASYSKDYRWNREPSIRGSESDVVLQALATVRTKDEILEIVTTYRPLLKIEHSLAAFKILDTMHRQKSNADLTIVEKAEFLELCKVLLNDINSLDGNEAVYILKTLTYLGVSNTSLISQSLLQVIRQSLNNLSFRRLLELEYQLEHFKSSPLSDALKIAVPALCEIQLQNNMLDKENIGKLMSALVFLRNKSGHHELIANVVDSIRKIGQDMKVSYASKIFKYMCDLQYLPPGYEEVVRNVQQILIRYMNFVRIHDIELILGKMYKQMVFFENKTFYNEELVDACARACIARNIEFEKGVTILKVLSNIGHTQIRLIDYVAAECYQNPVVLSKCTEINIRVLVIALATADYKPIFWETMQEIISKIVDKDQFTSSALLLDFAVSMAVLDCYNPRVIKEIFSENFLSTEMLKNETQTSWNFLLLYQSIQTLCSTPVGKSPPERLLETAICYNTASVKNSSLLPALEQAMGGSQFVTSNLRTRLGHYIDHVIMVKDGHPLALNFLQEAQEYKLVTHIEEIVPPAESQVIMVINLPDHAYAINSRRLKGPWSLMLKTLEKHTGHAVIPISSLMWNDLMDYEKIPYLMQAIRLKCDKVSTSTNV; translated from the exons ATGAACAAAATTGCAAGACTGATATTTCGGGTTTGTGTAACTGCCGGTAATCTTAGAATCTCGTTACCAAATACAACCAGGTTTTTTTACACCCCGAATACTTCGTTCTCTTACGCTTCATACTCAAAAG ATTACAGATGGAACCGCGAGCCGTCGATTAGAGGCAGCGAAAGCGATGTGGTTTTACAGGCCTTAGCCACGGTGCGAACAAAGGATGAAATACTTGAAATTGTTACCACATATCGTCCGCTGTTGAAGATTGAACACTCGTTGGCAGCTTTCAAGATATTGGATACTATGCACAGGCAGAAGAGCAATGCTGATTTGACAATTGTAGAGAAGGCGGAATTTCTTGAGCTTTGTAAAGTTCTGTTAAACGATATCAATTCCCTGGACGGAAACGAAGCTGTGTACATTTTGAAGACCCTTACGTACCTTGGCGTTTCAAATACCAGTTTGATATCTCAATCTCTTCTTCAAGTAATCAGACAATCCCTGAACAATCTGTCCTTTCGTCGTCTGTTGGAACTTGAATACCAATTGGAACATTTCAAGAGCAGTCCGTTGTCAGATGCTCTTAAAATTGCGGTGCCAGCATTATGTGAAATTCAACTGCAGAATAATATGTTAGATAAAGAGAATATTGGCAAGTTGATGTCCGCGCTTGTATTCTTACGCAATAAATCTGGTCATCATGAACTGATAGCAAATGTTGTAGATTCGATACGGAAAATAGGACAGGACATGAAGGTTTCATACGCaagtaaaatattcaaatatatgtgCGATCTGCAGTATCTTCCACCTGGATACGAAGAAGTAGTTCGAAATGTACAACAAATTCTCATACGTTACATGAACTTTGTTCGTATTCATGATATCGAACTTATTCTTGGCAAAATGTATAAACAGATGGTATTCTTTGAGAATAAGACTTTTTATAATGAGGAGCTTGTAGACGCTTGTGCAAGAGCTTGCATTGCcagaaatattgaatttgaaaaaggaGTTACCATACTGAAAGTATTGTCCAATATAGGCCACACACAAatacgattaatcgattatgtCGCTGCTGAATGCTATCAAAACCCTGTTGTTTTGAGTAAATGTACCGAAATTAACATCCGAGTTTTGGTTATAGCCCTGGCTACCGCCGATTACAAACCAATCTTCTGGGAGACTATGCAAGAGATCATATCAAAGATTGTCGACAAGGATCAGTTTACATCATCGGCCTTACTTTTGGATTTTGCCGTTAGTATGGCGGTACTCGATTGCTATAATCCACgagtaataaaagaaatattcagcgaaaattttctgtcgacagaaatgttgaaaaatgaaacgcaGACTAGTTGGAATTTCTTACTATTATATCAAAGTATACAGACACTCTGTTCTACCCCAGTCGGAAAATCTCCACCTGAACGTCTACTTGAAACTGCCATATGTTACAATACAGCATCCGTCAAAAATTCCTCTCTGTTACCTGCTTTAGAACAAGCTATGGGTGGTTCGCAATTTGTTACATCTAACCTGAGGACTAGGCTCGGGCATTATATTG aTCACGTTATAATGGTGAAAGATGGACACCCACTTGcgttgaattttctacaagaGGCACAAGAATACAAACTTGTAACGCACATAGAAGAAATTGTACCTCCTGCTGAAAGCCAAGT GATCATGGTGATCAATTTGCCTGACCATGCATACGCCATTAATTCTCGTCGCCTAAAAGGACCTTGGTCATTGATGCTCAAAACTTTGGAGAAACATACAGGACACGCAGTTATTCCCATAAGTTCACTAATGTGGAATGATCTCATGGATTACGAGAAAATTCCCTATCTTATGCAAGCTATTCGCCTAAAGTGCGACAAAGTGTCGACATCAACAAACGTGTGA
- the LOC124217914 gene encoding intraflagellar transport protein 22 homolog — protein MSNDEQLKIIVVGPIGSGKTTISNFLADATEIPSEHRPTKGVRILEFEIQSINVRNKFVKAEIELWDCSGDHRFETCWPAVRDKSHGVIFVHNGKSQDYVRELEQLYDYFVNQTGLGPTNCVIFHHDQDNISVEIPKKMSPKLSRISQVSCNTEEGANKLKVDFQSFLGTLISKLQEHTDQEEMSLMRDNILFAA, from the exons ATGAGTAACGACGagcaattgaaaattatagtaGTGGGACCTATCGGA AGCGGCAAGACTacgatatcaaattttcttgCGGATGCAACAGAAATTCCATCAGAACACAGGCCTACCAAAGGTGTTCGAAtacttgaatttgaaatacaaAGCATCAATGTCAGGAATAAATTTGTCAAAGCTGAAATAGAATTGTGGGATTGCAGTGGCGATCACAG ATTCGAGACCTGTTGGCCAGCTGTAAGAGACAAAAGTCATGGTGTGATTTTTGTACACAACGGTAAATCACAGGACTATGTTCGTGAGCTAGAACAATTGTACGATTATTTCGTTAATCAAACTGGGCTTGGTCCAACAAATTGTGTCATCTTTCATCACGATCAAGATAATATCAGTGTCGAAATTCCTAAAAAGATGT CGCCCAAGTTGTCTAGAATATCGCAAGTAAGCTGTAATACTGAAGAAGGTGCCAATAAATtgaaagttgattttcaatcGTTTTTGGGAACTCTGATCAGCAAGTTGCAAGAGCACACAGATCAGGAAGAGATGAGTCTTATGCGGGATAATATATTGTTTGCCgcttaa
- the LOC124217911 gene encoding double-stranded RNA-specific editase 1 isoform X4, giving the protein MSGQNQQGPYKNNPVQNSPQFKAANPVHQQQQQQQQQQQQQQSARTTQGSQPPKAQPITQTPPQQQQQQQPTTPQTPRLKPILKQPSSTPPAVTSAPVAASSVPAAPTPVAQPTTPPTANNNETKTEDTKESMDVDSPEQPKWKRGRVSGYKVNKKLKRLRMNQRLRKALQPKNAIMVLNEMKTGVQFTFPESQAAMPNSLFVVHAEIDGKTYVGQGLSKPLARQNAAENALKCLLLEKMTTATSKARIDAESDGQSIQPESAQQIPPIKEEGNEMAICPPETATEEQDEVPWSSLASFALYKLFLEWQNQGTVVPVPRPGVSTGRGKKEPKAPVEKDLPINAINIHPVMLLNQMKPGLTYVEINRTGNPPNTMFTLAVEIDGNEYPGSAKNKKDAKKMAAKTALSALYGLTYPEETKMDHTEDMMC; this is encoded by the exons ATGTCGGGACAGAATCAGCAGGGACCTTACAAGAATAATCCAGTGCAAAACTCGCCGCAGTTTAAAGCTGCAAATCCAGtacatcaacaacaacaacaacagcagcaacaacagcagcagcaacagtcGGCCAGAACAACGCAGGGCTCTCAGCCTCCAAAGGCACAGCCAATTACTCAGACACCAcctcagcagcagcagcagcagcagcctaCCACTCCGCAAACTCCGCGTCTGAAGCCAATCCTCAAGCAACCGTCATCTACTCCACCAGCAGTTACTAGTGCTCCTGTTGCCGCTAGCAGTGTACCTGCTGCACCAACGCCAGTAGCTCAGCCAACAACGCCACCAACTGCTAATAATAATGAGACTAAGACTGAGGATACGAAAGAGAGTATGGATGTCGACAGTCCGGAACAACCGAAATGGAAACGTGGAAGGGTATCTGGCT ATAAGGTAAATAAGAAGCTGAAGCGGCTTAGGATGAATCAACGACTGAGGAAGGCTCTACAGCCTAAAAATGCGATCATGGTATTGAATGAGATGAAGACTGGAGTACAATTCACCTTTCCGGAGTCACAAGCAGCCATGCCAAACTCACTATTCGTTGTGCACGCCGAA ATTGACGGGAAGACTTACGTTGGCCAAGGATTGTCTAAGCCACTTGCGCGACAGAATGCTGCTGAGAATGCGTTGAAGTGTTTGCTCCTTGAGAAAATGACAACAGCCACAAGTAAAGCACGAATTGACGCTGAATCGGATGGGCAATCGATACAACCAGAATCAGCCCAACAGATTCCACCTATCAAAGAGGAAGGCAACGAAATGGCAATTTGCCCTCCGGAAACGGCTACTGAAGAACAAGATGAAGTGCCCTGGAGTTCTTTGGCTAGTTTTGCTCTCTACAAGCTGTTTTTGGAGTGGCAAAATCAGGGCACTGTAGTCCCAGTACCAAGACCAGGTGTTTCTACTGGGCGTGGTAAGAAGGAGCCAAAGGCTCCGGTTGAAAAAGATTTACCAATAAATGCGATCAACATTCATCCTGTCATGTTGCTCAATCAAATGAAGCCTGGGTTGACATATGTGGAAATTAATCGTACCGGAAACCCACCAAACACAATGTTTACTTTAGCTGTGGAAATCGATGGAAATGAGTATCCTGGTTCTG CCAAGAATAAAAAGGATGCCAAAAAAATGGCAGCTAAAACTGCCTTGTCCGCGCTTTACGGTTTAACATATCCCGAAGAAACAAAGATGGATCATACAGAAGACATGATGTGTTGA
- the LOC124217911 gene encoding double-stranded RNA-specific editase B2 isoform X2, protein MYTRSRNSQGNYPNARGQSGNINSGPGYQNSTNQQGPYKNNPVQNSPQFKAANPVHQQQQQQQQQQQQQQSARTTQGSQPPKAQPITQTPPQQQQQQQPTTPQTPRLKPILKQPSSTPPAVTSAPVAASSVPAAPTPVAQPTTPPTANNNETKTEDTKESMDVDSPEQPKWKRGRVSGYKVNKKLKRLRMNQRLRKALQPKNAIMVLNEMKTGVQFTFPESQAAMPNSLFVVHAEIDGKTYVGQGLSKPLARQNAAENALKCLLLEKMTTATSKARIDAESDGQSIQPESAQQIPPIKEEGNEMAICPPETATEEQDEVPWSSLASFALYKLFLEWQNQGTVVPVPRPGVSTGRGKKEPKAPVEKDLPINAINIHPVMLLNQMKPGLTYVEINRTGNPPNTMFTLAVEIDGNEYPGSAKNKKDAKKMAAKTALSALYGLTYPEETKMDHTEDMMC, encoded by the exons ATGTACACCAGGAGCAGAAATAGTCAGGGAAATTACCCAAATG CAAGGGGACAGTCGGGAAACATAAATTCTGGACCAGGATACCAGAATTCAACG AATCAGCAGGGACCTTACAAGAATAATCCAGTGCAAAACTCGCCGCAGTTTAAAGCTGCAAATCCAGtacatcaacaacaacaacaacagcagcaacaacagcagcagcaacagtcGGCCAGAACAACGCAGGGCTCTCAGCCTCCAAAGGCACAGCCAATTACTCAGACACCAcctcagcagcagcagcagcagcagcctaCCACTCCGCAAACTCCGCGTCTGAAGCCAATCCTCAAGCAACCGTCATCTACTCCACCAGCAGTTACTAGTGCTCCTGTTGCCGCTAGCAGTGTACCTGCTGCACCAACGCCAGTAGCTCAGCCAACAACGCCACCAACTGCTAATAATAATGAGACTAAGACTGAGGATACGAAAGAGAGTATGGATGTCGACAGTCCGGAACAACCGAAATGGAAACGTGGAAGGGTATCTGGCT ATAAGGTAAATAAGAAGCTGAAGCGGCTTAGGATGAATCAACGACTGAGGAAGGCTCTACAGCCTAAAAATGCGATCATGGTATTGAATGAGATGAAGACTGGAGTACAATTCACCTTTCCGGAGTCACAAGCAGCCATGCCAAACTCACTATTCGTTGTGCACGCCGAA ATTGACGGGAAGACTTACGTTGGCCAAGGATTGTCTAAGCCACTTGCGCGACAGAATGCTGCTGAGAATGCGTTGAAGTGTTTGCTCCTTGAGAAAATGACAACAGCCACAAGTAAAGCACGAATTGACGCTGAATCGGATGGGCAATCGATACAACCAGAATCAGCCCAACAGATTCCACCTATCAAAGAGGAAGGCAACGAAATGGCAATTTGCCCTCCGGAAACGGCTACTGAAGAACAAGATGAAGTGCCCTGGAGTTCTTTGGCTAGTTTTGCTCTCTACAAGCTGTTTTTGGAGTGGCAAAATCAGGGCACTGTAGTCCCAGTACCAAGACCAGGTGTTTCTACTGGGCGTGGTAAGAAGGAGCCAAAGGCTCCGGTTGAAAAAGATTTACCAATAAATGCGATCAACATTCATCCTGTCATGTTGCTCAATCAAATGAAGCCTGGGTTGACATATGTGGAAATTAATCGTACCGGAAACCCACCAAACACAATGTTTACTTTAGCTGTGGAAATCGATGGAAATGAGTATCCTGGTTCTG CCAAGAATAAAAAGGATGCCAAAAAAATGGCAGCTAAAACTGCCTTGTCCGCGCTTTACGGTTTAACATATCCCGAAGAAACAAAGATGGATCATACAGAAGACATGATGTGTTGA
- the LOC124217911 gene encoding double-stranded RNA-specific editase 1 isoform X3 codes for MYSQQGNFQPSQMSGQNQQGPYKNNPVQNSPQFKAANPVHQQQQQQQQQQQQQQSARTTQGSQPPKAQPITQTPPQQQQQQQPTTPQTPRLKPILKQPSSTPPAVTSAPVAASSVPAAPTPVAQPTTPPTANNNETKTEDTKESMDVDSPEQPKWKRGRVSGYKVNKKLKRLRMNQRLRKALQPKNAIMVLNEMKTGVQFTFPESQAAMPNSLFVVHAEIDGKTYVGQGLSKPLARQNAAENALKCLLLEKMTTATSKARIDAESDGQSIQPESAQQIPPIKEEGNEMAICPPETATEEQDEVPWSSLASFALYKLFLEWQNQGTVVPVPRPGVSTGRGKKEPKAPVEKDLPINAINIHPVMLLNQMKPGLTYVEINRTGNPPNTMFTLAVEIDGNEYPGSAKNKKDAKKMAAKTALSALYGLTYPEETKMDHTEDMMC; via the exons ATG TATTCGCAACAAGGGAATTTTCAACCGTCTCAAATGTCGGGACAGAATCAGCAGGGACCTTACAAGAATAATCCAGTGCAAAACTCGCCGCAGTTTAAAGCTGCAAATCCAGtacatcaacaacaacaacaacagcagcaacaacagcagcagcaacagtcGGCCAGAACAACGCAGGGCTCTCAGCCTCCAAAGGCACAGCCAATTACTCAGACACCAcctcagcagcagcagcagcagcagcctaCCACTCCGCAAACTCCGCGTCTGAAGCCAATCCTCAAGCAACCGTCATCTACTCCACCAGCAGTTACTAGTGCTCCTGTTGCCGCTAGCAGTGTACCTGCTGCACCAACGCCAGTAGCTCAGCCAACAACGCCACCAACTGCTAATAATAATGAGACTAAGACTGAGGATACGAAAGAGAGTATGGATGTCGACAGTCCGGAACAACCGAAATGGAAACGTGGAAGGGTATCTGGCT ATAAGGTAAATAAGAAGCTGAAGCGGCTTAGGATGAATCAACGACTGAGGAAGGCTCTACAGCCTAAAAATGCGATCATGGTATTGAATGAGATGAAGACTGGAGTACAATTCACCTTTCCGGAGTCACAAGCAGCCATGCCAAACTCACTATTCGTTGTGCACGCCGAA ATTGACGGGAAGACTTACGTTGGCCAAGGATTGTCTAAGCCACTTGCGCGACAGAATGCTGCTGAGAATGCGTTGAAGTGTTTGCTCCTTGAGAAAATGACAACAGCCACAAGTAAAGCACGAATTGACGCTGAATCGGATGGGCAATCGATACAACCAGAATCAGCCCAACAGATTCCACCTATCAAAGAGGAAGGCAACGAAATGGCAATTTGCCCTCCGGAAACGGCTACTGAAGAACAAGATGAAGTGCCCTGGAGTTCTTTGGCTAGTTTTGCTCTCTACAAGCTGTTTTTGGAGTGGCAAAATCAGGGCACTGTAGTCCCAGTACCAAGACCAGGTGTTTCTACTGGGCGTGGTAAGAAGGAGCCAAAGGCTCCGGTTGAAAAAGATTTACCAATAAATGCGATCAACATTCATCCTGTCATGTTGCTCAATCAAATGAAGCCTGGGTTGACATATGTGGAAATTAATCGTACCGGAAACCCACCAAACACAATGTTTACTTTAGCTGTGGAAATCGATGGAAATGAGTATCCTGGTTCTG CCAAGAATAAAAAGGATGCCAAAAAAATGGCAGCTAAAACTGCCTTGTCCGCGCTTTACGGTTTAACATATCCCGAAGAAACAAAGATGGATCATACAGAAGACATGATGTGTTGA